From Etheostoma cragini isolate CJK2018 chromosome 10, CSU_Ecrag_1.0, whole genome shotgun sequence, the proteins below share one genomic window:
- the ttc9c gene encoding tetratricopeptide repeat protein 9C has translation METRRGDESLDVKGAAAAAEPGFSGHHQTSAKPVWTLLEDAAQMKTEGNALYREKNIRSAIGRYHRALLVLRGLDSDVMASVKGFGPEVPALTPEQEAFLRNTQVDCYNNLAACLLQRQSVDYSRVLDYSMRVLQWRPGDVKAMYRAGVATLEMGDAKTAKKYLTQACREQPNDANVRKHLQRAEEKLNQELQKERAMYQGMFSTSLKSSSGEGITQTNRAGEGV, from the exons ATGGAGACtaggagaggagatgagagTCTGGATGTGAAGGGAGCAGCGGCAGCAGCGGAACCAGGCTTTTCTGGACACCACCAGACCTCTGCAAAGCCGGTTTGGACTTTGCTAGAGGACGCAGCCCAAATGAAAACAGAAGGGAATGCTCTCTACAGGGAGAAAAACATTCGCTCAGCCATCGGGCGTTATCACAGAGCTCTACTGGTCCTCAGAGGCCTCGACTCTGATGTGATGGCGTCAGTGAAAGGGTTTGGACCTGAGGTACCTGCTCTCACACCTGAACAGGAGGCTTTTCTGAGAAACACACAAGTGGACTGCTACAACAACTTAGCTG CCTGTTtgctgcagagacagagtgtTGACTATTCTCGAGTGCTGGACTACAGCATGCGGGTGCTGCAGTGGCGACCAGGTGACGTCAAAGCAATGTACAGGGCAGGAGTAGCCACTCTGGAGATGGGAGATGCAAAGACTGCCAAAAAGTACCTCACCCAGGCCTGCAGAGAGCAGCCTAATG ATGCCAATGTTAGGAAACATCTGCAGAGGGCTGAGGAAAAACTGAATCAAGAGTTGCAAAAAGAGAGGGCCATGTACCAAGGCATGTTTTCCACCAGCCTGAAGAGCAGCTCCGGAGAAGGGATTACCCAAACCAACAGAGCTGGTGAAGGAGTTTGA
- the si:ch211-168f7.5 gene encoding mucin-17 isoform X2, whose translation MREGGERNPGDRRFGSQAWLCDTPQATGQSSPSDIVVLPCQSSPEDCGSSSGDGTVHSSSGRGSNSRWSTLSWDAPSDLLSPPTPDPNGTVHLDSDSRPSSGFYSVSGSSLSDSCYSVSSDAAQGGSAPPARPLKLWEQVPPSADNTDILWSEGAVRPQQPSLQSGQEDTEPTEGTPPSVQSDIELAGLSFLSDLCSGLSDSLISSLLPLFDPTTCFHPNPQLDPRFCTDLVSRRTKEVYPYPSPLHAVALQSPLFTSQSQEQSASPSPEGPQLDELQESNADPTLPQQPPGPASFTQLEQYISRLARQYHSRVTSATSDFTSSATPGQVRHRGLCTPGTNHGSTQSLSAFESRSTPSTLPGGSITPCKSLLGNSARISLSTTGKKATRNSINLGNLPSATGEDLNINLHLNLNLNLTPGLNSSRGLVDNPKKGSCGALRSDISSTSTASATSLSSTTPTPALRARPRISTCPSSLSHRSSLEVTSGSGPTSGFGSSVFCRSVDWSSGAPPETGPSVFGSNSGSAPGSQRSSLIQESGSSPKLSEDSHMVGEISRLSGLSRAVVVGLMEQGVELDIDCFQTDPAGEVRGHSKTHLKAQTDHSHDYTRLTDLNPQRPMQLSLSVTHSPQSQSSLTPPLSHSSSPIHPYQSIHIPSSHYSSQCHYQQIPSPSDLPSSTASSTASSPASHPTTRGRSPPRPLQPSPLGATPLSVFRRDAPFQCSLPRTDTRSSPLDHGGVQPRGGSLRQSGGSGGCKTVEGEGLYKGKHASHKLIRAATVSSYAKREDYSSVWAGVPERERSAVQTPRKTSHKLWRGFEGRLWSKESESEREEMDRAEYGYGWRRNSVGSWRREHRKMKASSSNNDRRPKVENSPILSKKRGKEDGERRSTSLRLSRRALFRSESQGLLVSRNHGEDPKKQAHWVSSLDVGQSGTSHSKDEGIRLLRAKEEDKRLSSTASLFNLSRSQSLEGSCHSLSPLSSPSFSPSPTSRMSLQRSRSLRDLGRRVFGSMRSLSLKRKPSKK comes from the exons TCTCCCTCAGATATAGTGGTATTGCCCTGTCAGAGCAGCCCAGAGGACTGTGGCAGTAGTTCGGGGGATGGGACAGTCCACTCCTCATCTGGCAGGGGGAGTAACTCACGCTGGTCTACTCTGTCCTGGGATGCCCCCTCTGACCTGCTCTCTCCACCAACACCAGACCCAAATGGAACGGTCCATCTGGACAGTGACTCCAGACCCAGTTCag GTTTCTATTCAGTAAGCGGGAGCTCGCTCTCAGACTCGTGCTACTCTGTGTCCAGTGACGCTGCTCAGGGAGGATCGGCACCACCAGCCAGACCCCTGAAGCTGTGGGAGCAGGTCCCTCCGTCCGCTGACAACACTGACATCCTGTGGTCAGAAGGTGCAGTGCGGCCACAGCAGCCTTCACTGCAGAGCGGCCAGGAAGACACTGAACCAACAGAAGGGACACCACCTTCAG TCCAAAGTGACATTGAATTGGCCGGTCTGAGCTTTCTGTCTGACCTCTGCTCAGGACTCAGTGACTCCCTGATTTCTTCCCTCCTCCCACTTTTCGACCCCACCACCTGCTTCCATCCAAACCCCCAGCTGGACCCTCGCTTCTGCACTGACCTGGTGTCCCGTCGGACCAAAGAGGTGTACCCCTACCCAAGCCCGCTGCATGCCGTCGCCCTCCAGAGCCCCCTCTTCACCTCCCAGAGCCAAGAGCAATCAGCCTCTCCGAGCCCTGAAGGACCCCAACTAGATGAACTGCAAGAGTCCAATGCTGATCCAACTCTGCCTCAGCAGCCCCCTGGCCCAGCTTCTTTCACCCAGCTGGAGCAATACATCTCTCGACTGGCTCGCCAGTACCACAGCCGGGTAACCTCCGCCACTTCCGATTTCACTTCATCTGCGACCCCTGGTCAGGTCAGGCACAGAGGTCTTTGTACCCCTGGCACGAATCACGGTTCGACCCAGTCCCTTTCCGCCTTTGAGAGCCGCAGTACACCCTCCACTCTGCCAGGGGGCAGCATCACTCCCTGTAAGTCACTGCTGGGAAACTCTGCCAGAATCAGCCTCAGCACCACTGGGAAAAAAGCTACTAGAAACTCTATCAACCTGGGTAACCTTCCTTCAGCAACTGGAGAGGACTTGAACATAAATCTGCATCTAAACCTCAACTTGAACCTGACTCCTGGTTTAAATTCTAGCCGGGGACTGGTGGACAATCCCAAAAAGGGCAGCTGTGGAGCTTTGAGGAGCGACATCTCTTCAACTTCCACGGCCTCTGCTACATCACTCTCCTCCACTACACCCACCCCAGCACTTAGGGCTCGCCCTCGCATTTCAACATGTCCAAGCAGCCTGAGCCACCGCAGTTCCCTGGAGGTCACTTCAGGGTCTGGACCCACTTCTGGATTTGGGTCATCTGTATTCTGCCGCTCGGTAGACTGGAGCAGCGGCGCTCCACCTGAGACTGGGCCATCAGTGTTTGGTTCAAACTCCGGATCAGCTCCAGGGTCTCAGCGCAGTAGCTTGATCCAAGAGTCCGGCTCCAGTCCCAAGCTGAGCGAAGACTCCCACATGGTAGGGGAGATCTCACGCCTCTCTGGCCTCTCTAGGGCTGTTGTGGTGGGATTGATGGAACAAGGTGTGGAGCTGGATATTGATTGCTTCCAAACGGATCCTGCAGGTGAGGTGAGGGGTCACAGTAAAACCCACCTGAAAGCCCAGACAGATCATTCACATGATTATACTAGACTAACTGACCTAAATCCCCAGAGACCCATGCAGCTGTCTCTCAGTGTCACCCATTCTCCACAGTCTCAGTCTAGCCTCACCCCTCCTCTCTCACACTCCAGCAGCCCCATACACCCCTATCAGTCCATCCACATTCCATCTTCCCACTACTCCTCACAATGCCACTACCAGCAAATCCCTTCCCCATCTGACCTTCCCTCTTCCACGGCCTCTTCCACGGCCTCCTCCCCTGCCTCCCACCCCACCACCAGGGGCCGTTCCCCTCCCCGGCCTCTCCAGCCATCCCCTCTGGGTGCcactcctctctctgttttccgACGGGATGCGCCCTTCCAGTGCTCCCTGCCACGCACCGATACAAGGAGCTCTCCTTTGGATCATGGCGGTGTCCAACCAAGGGGTGGATCACTTCGGCAGAGTGGGGGTAGTGGTGGGTGTAAGAcggtggagggggaggggcttTATAAAGGAAAGCATGCCTCCCACAAGCTGATCCGGGCAGCCACAGTAAGCAGCTATGCCAAGAGAGAGGACTATAGCTCTGTTTGGGCTGGGGTGCCGGAGAGGGAGCGATCAGCAGTCCAGACACCCAGGAAGACCTCCCACAAACTCTGGAGGGGCTTTGAGGGACGCCTCTGGAGCAAAGAGTCCGAAAGCGAAAGAGAGGAGATGGACAGAGCTGAGTATGGCTACGGATGGAGGAGGAACAGCGTTGGAAGCTGGAGGAGGGAGCATCGAAAGATGAAGGCTTCATCTAGCAATAATGACAGGAGGCCAAAAGTAGAGAACTCTCCCATCTTGTCAAAGAAGAGGGGGAAGGAAGATGGGGAAAGACGCAGCACCAGCCTCAGGCTTTCCAGGAGGGCTTTGTTCAGGAGTGAGTCCCAAGGCTTGCTGGTGTCTCGTAACCACGGCGAGGATCCCAAAAAGCAGGCGCACTGGGTTTCCTCATTAGATGTGGGGCAAAGTGGCACGAGCCACAGCAAAGACGAAGGCATCAGATTGCTGAGAGCAAAGGAAGAAGACAAACGCCTGTCCTCCACCGCCAGCCTTTTCAACCTCTCTCGCTCTCAAAGCCTGGAAGGCAGCTGCCattccctctcccctctctcctccccttccttctctccatccccTACCTCACGGATGTCCCTACAGCGCTCTCGATCACTGAGGGACTTGGGGAGGAGAGTGTTTGGCTCCATGAGGTCCCTGAGTCTCAAACGGAAGCCATCTAAGAAGTGA
- the si:ch211-168f7.5 gene encoding uncharacterized protein si:ch211-168f7.5 isoform X1, giving the protein MAGRRGCVNSLWSGTDRVRIGERLNATLAGVLELELLRYKHLEMVDTALDHRASTTAKAEEPCAKEGSGTPEIAASEAKRGSATPRRQQAQSPSDIVVLPCQSSPEDCGSSSGDGTVHSSSGRGSNSRWSTLSWDAPSDLLSPPTPDPNGTVHLDSDSRPSSGFYSVSGSSLSDSCYSVSSDAAQGGSAPPARPLKLWEQVPPSADNTDILWSEGAVRPQQPSLQSGQEDTEPTEGTPPSVQSDIELAGLSFLSDLCSGLSDSLISSLLPLFDPTTCFHPNPQLDPRFCTDLVSRRTKEVYPYPSPLHAVALQSPLFTSQSQEQSASPSPEGPQLDELQESNADPTLPQQPPGPASFTQLEQYISRLARQYHSRVTSATSDFTSSATPGQVRHRGLCTPGTNHGSTQSLSAFESRSTPSTLPGGSITPCKSLLGNSARISLSTTGKKATRNSINLGNLPSATGEDLNINLHLNLNLNLTPGLNSSRGLVDNPKKGSCGALRSDISSTSTASATSLSSTTPTPALRARPRISTCPSSLSHRSSLEVTSGSGPTSGFGSSVFCRSVDWSSGAPPETGPSVFGSNSGSAPGSQRSSLIQESGSSPKLSEDSHMVGEISRLSGLSRAVVVGLMEQGVELDIDCFQTDPAGEVRGHSKTHLKAQTDHSHDYTRLTDLNPQRPMQLSLSVTHSPQSQSSLTPPLSHSSSPIHPYQSIHIPSSHYSSQCHYQQIPSPSDLPSSTASSTASSPASHPTTRGRSPPRPLQPSPLGATPLSVFRRDAPFQCSLPRTDTRSSPLDHGGVQPRGGSLRQSGGSGGCKTVEGEGLYKGKHASHKLIRAATVSSYAKREDYSSVWAGVPERERSAVQTPRKTSHKLWRGFEGRLWSKESESEREEMDRAEYGYGWRRNSVGSWRREHRKMKASSSNNDRRPKVENSPILSKKRGKEDGERRSTSLRLSRRALFRSESQGLLVSRNHGEDPKKQAHWVSSLDVGQSGTSHSKDEGIRLLRAKEEDKRLSSTASLFNLSRSQSLEGSCHSLSPLSSPSFSPSPTSRMSLQRSRSLRDLGRRVFGSMRSLSLKRKPSKK; this is encoded by the exons GCGCAGTCTCCCTCAGATATAGTGGTATTGCCCTGTCAGAGCAGCCCAGAGGACTGTGGCAGTAGTTCGGGGGATGGGACAGTCCACTCCTCATCTGGCAGGGGGAGTAACTCACGCTGGTCTACTCTGTCCTGGGATGCCCCCTCTGACCTGCTCTCTCCACCAACACCAGACCCAAATGGAACGGTCCATCTGGACAGTGACTCCAGACCCAGTTCag GTTTCTATTCAGTAAGCGGGAGCTCGCTCTCAGACTCGTGCTACTCTGTGTCCAGTGACGCTGCTCAGGGAGGATCGGCACCACCAGCCAGACCCCTGAAGCTGTGGGAGCAGGTCCCTCCGTCCGCTGACAACACTGACATCCTGTGGTCAGAAGGTGCAGTGCGGCCACAGCAGCCTTCACTGCAGAGCGGCCAGGAAGACACTGAACCAACAGAAGGGACACCACCTTCAG TCCAAAGTGACATTGAATTGGCCGGTCTGAGCTTTCTGTCTGACCTCTGCTCAGGACTCAGTGACTCCCTGATTTCTTCCCTCCTCCCACTTTTCGACCCCACCACCTGCTTCCATCCAAACCCCCAGCTGGACCCTCGCTTCTGCACTGACCTGGTGTCCCGTCGGACCAAAGAGGTGTACCCCTACCCAAGCCCGCTGCATGCCGTCGCCCTCCAGAGCCCCCTCTTCACCTCCCAGAGCCAAGAGCAATCAGCCTCTCCGAGCCCTGAAGGACCCCAACTAGATGAACTGCAAGAGTCCAATGCTGATCCAACTCTGCCTCAGCAGCCCCCTGGCCCAGCTTCTTTCACCCAGCTGGAGCAATACATCTCTCGACTGGCTCGCCAGTACCACAGCCGGGTAACCTCCGCCACTTCCGATTTCACTTCATCTGCGACCCCTGGTCAGGTCAGGCACAGAGGTCTTTGTACCCCTGGCACGAATCACGGTTCGACCCAGTCCCTTTCCGCCTTTGAGAGCCGCAGTACACCCTCCACTCTGCCAGGGGGCAGCATCACTCCCTGTAAGTCACTGCTGGGAAACTCTGCCAGAATCAGCCTCAGCACCACTGGGAAAAAAGCTACTAGAAACTCTATCAACCTGGGTAACCTTCCTTCAGCAACTGGAGAGGACTTGAACATAAATCTGCATCTAAACCTCAACTTGAACCTGACTCCTGGTTTAAATTCTAGCCGGGGACTGGTGGACAATCCCAAAAAGGGCAGCTGTGGAGCTTTGAGGAGCGACATCTCTTCAACTTCCACGGCCTCTGCTACATCACTCTCCTCCACTACACCCACCCCAGCACTTAGGGCTCGCCCTCGCATTTCAACATGTCCAAGCAGCCTGAGCCACCGCAGTTCCCTGGAGGTCACTTCAGGGTCTGGACCCACTTCTGGATTTGGGTCATCTGTATTCTGCCGCTCGGTAGACTGGAGCAGCGGCGCTCCACCTGAGACTGGGCCATCAGTGTTTGGTTCAAACTCCGGATCAGCTCCAGGGTCTCAGCGCAGTAGCTTGATCCAAGAGTCCGGCTCCAGTCCCAAGCTGAGCGAAGACTCCCACATGGTAGGGGAGATCTCACGCCTCTCTGGCCTCTCTAGGGCTGTTGTGGTGGGATTGATGGAACAAGGTGTGGAGCTGGATATTGATTGCTTCCAAACGGATCCTGCAGGTGAGGTGAGGGGTCACAGTAAAACCCACCTGAAAGCCCAGACAGATCATTCACATGATTATACTAGACTAACTGACCTAAATCCCCAGAGACCCATGCAGCTGTCTCTCAGTGTCACCCATTCTCCACAGTCTCAGTCTAGCCTCACCCCTCCTCTCTCACACTCCAGCAGCCCCATACACCCCTATCAGTCCATCCACATTCCATCTTCCCACTACTCCTCACAATGCCACTACCAGCAAATCCCTTCCCCATCTGACCTTCCCTCTTCCACGGCCTCTTCCACGGCCTCCTCCCCTGCCTCCCACCCCACCACCAGGGGCCGTTCCCCTCCCCGGCCTCTCCAGCCATCCCCTCTGGGTGCcactcctctctctgttttccgACGGGATGCGCCCTTCCAGTGCTCCCTGCCACGCACCGATACAAGGAGCTCTCCTTTGGATCATGGCGGTGTCCAACCAAGGGGTGGATCACTTCGGCAGAGTGGGGGTAGTGGTGGGTGTAAGAcggtggagggggaggggcttTATAAAGGAAAGCATGCCTCCCACAAGCTGATCCGGGCAGCCACAGTAAGCAGCTATGCCAAGAGAGAGGACTATAGCTCTGTTTGGGCTGGGGTGCCGGAGAGGGAGCGATCAGCAGTCCAGACACCCAGGAAGACCTCCCACAAACTCTGGAGGGGCTTTGAGGGACGCCTCTGGAGCAAAGAGTCCGAAAGCGAAAGAGAGGAGATGGACAGAGCTGAGTATGGCTACGGATGGAGGAGGAACAGCGTTGGAAGCTGGAGGAGGGAGCATCGAAAGATGAAGGCTTCATCTAGCAATAATGACAGGAGGCCAAAAGTAGAGAACTCTCCCATCTTGTCAAAGAAGAGGGGGAAGGAAGATGGGGAAAGACGCAGCACCAGCCTCAGGCTTTCCAGGAGGGCTTTGTTCAGGAGTGAGTCCCAAGGCTTGCTGGTGTCTCGTAACCACGGCGAGGATCCCAAAAAGCAGGCGCACTGGGTTTCCTCATTAGATGTGGGGCAAAGTGGCACGAGCCACAGCAAAGACGAAGGCATCAGATTGCTGAGAGCAAAGGAAGAAGACAAACGCCTGTCCTCCACCGCCAGCCTTTTCAACCTCTCTCGCTCTCAAAGCCTGGAAGGCAGCTGCCattccctctcccctctctcctccccttccttctctccatccccTACCTCACGGATGTCCCTACAGCGCTCTCGATCACTGAGGGACTTGGGGAGGAGAGTGTTTGGCTCCATGAGGTCCCTGAGTCTCAAACGGAAGCCATCTAAGAAGTGA